One genomic region from Sphingobacterium sp. UGAL515B_05 encodes:
- a CDS encoding DUF4832 domain-containing protein → MKNNTNYKKACLKAIAVMLCFLAVSCKKDGADSESALSGTLVKPSYNRSSMFRNPLNGWVMYASASGTPSYWDTQFYVPDLGKTVKAIDYASACYIRTSWRTFNPVDGVYAWRDPSTAIYKMIKGAQDKGLPIAFRIVVDGRDQGANTPQFVFDAGAKYYVANASFPDRKTPVLQDPVFRKYYSKLIEELAKDFNDLNKTSFVDAYGLGLWGEGHSVIYEDPNNPSGQNIEVIKEEVVDWISDVYSKNFTKVPLLINYHRVVGDPAGNGAPNPNSEKLLNKMINKGYSLRQDAFGMTDYYQSWEKNFAKVWNFKRPIIMEGGWITTGTHRYWTDPSGKYRQNHPEDVRQGEFDSSLEAAVNMMDFRIGEIESWFTKSFTLCQRFISEGGYRLYPDRVYLPEKVNSGTETTINHRWRNMGWGYFPNNIPQWNYKYKVAFALLDEENRVKKVFVDDKGEPSTWLKNNPVAYELKANVDVPAGNYTWAVAIVDTTNENQPGIRLAVNGDITDSGWLKLLKVQVQ, encoded by the coding sequence GTGAAAAACAATACAAACTATAAAAAAGCCTGCCTCAAAGCAATTGCTGTTATGCTTTGCTTTCTAGCAGTTTCATGTAAGAAAGATGGTGCCGATAGTGAAAGTGCACTATCTGGTACCTTGGTGAAACCCAGCTACAACCGCAGTTCCATGTTTCGTAACCCTTTAAACGGCTGGGTTATGTATGCTTCAGCTTCGGGGACTCCTTCCTATTGGGACACCCAATTCTATGTACCTGACTTAGGTAAAACGGTCAAAGCAATTGACTATGCATCTGCCTGTTATATCCGTACCAGCTGGCGGACTTTTAATCCTGTAGATGGCGTATATGCCTGGAGGGATCCCAGCACGGCAATCTATAAAATGATCAAAGGGGCACAAGATAAAGGATTGCCAATCGCCTTTCGTATCGTGGTCGATGGCCGCGATCAAGGGGCAAATACGCCGCAGTTTGTGTTCGATGCAGGCGCCAAGTATTATGTTGCCAATGCTTCTTTTCCGGATAGAAAAACACCTGTGCTGCAAGATCCTGTTTTTAGGAAATATTATAGCAAGCTGATCGAAGAGTTGGCGAAGGATTTTAATGATTTAAATAAAACCTCCTTTGTCGATGCCTACGGACTAGGCTTGTGGGGTGAAGGGCATAGTGTCATTTACGAAGATCCTAATAATCCATCCGGCCAAAACATTGAGGTGATCAAAGAAGAAGTCGTTGATTGGATTTCGGACGTGTATTCGAAAAACTTTACAAAAGTGCCCTTGCTGATCAATTATCATCGCGTAGTTGGCGACCCTGCGGGCAATGGAGCTCCCAATCCTAATTCAGAGAAGCTGTTGAATAAGATGATCAACAAAGGGTACAGCCTGCGTCAGGATGCCTTTGGAATGACCGATTATTATCAAAGCTGGGAGAAGAATTTTGCCAAGGTCTGGAATTTTAAACGTCCGATTATTATGGAAGGTGGTTGGATTACGACTGGTACACATCGTTACTGGACTGATCCAAGCGGTAAATATAGGCAAAACCATCCCGAAGATGTTCGGCAGGGCGAATTTGACAGCTCCTTGGAAGCTGCTGTAAACATGATGGATTTCCGTATCGGTGAAATTGAAAGCTGGTTCACCAAATCTTTTACCTTATGCCAGCGTTTTATTTCTGAAGGTGGCTATCGTTTATATCCCGATCGTGTTTATTTACCGGAGAAAGTCAATTCGGGGACAGAAACGACAATTAACCACCGCTGGCGGAACATGGGCTGGGGATATTTTCCGAACAATATTCCCCAGTGGAATTATAAATATAAAGTAGCTTTTGCACTCCTGGATGAAGAAAACAGAGTGAAAAAAGTATTTGTTGATGACAAAGGAGAGCCCTCCACCTGGCTTAAGAATAATCCAGTCGCATACGAGTTGAAAGCTAATGTTGATGTACCTGCCGGAAACTATACCTGGGCCGTTGCCATCGTAGATACAACAAATGAAAATCAGCCGGGAATAAGGCTTGCCGTAAATGGCGATATAACTGATTCTGGATGGTTAAAACTATTGAAAGTACAAGTACAATAA
- a CDS encoding SusE domain-containing protein: MKIINYLYKTLFLLCMVLCQLSCKQEIQDIPKVNETMELQPSSENITLDEVNLTKDIVTFNWKPARVQSDDHLVSYSTMLDVVGNNFGTGTAIFNYEDDNVFSRSFTSEQLQNWANEKWGIPANKSFTLEFRVVAQWEGGATFEAPEVRTVRITVNPIKTVVFDADRVFLSGSAVGGSKVEMPKTLENLDQYAYVLNLQPGELEIPVEFNGETNYVVTADGSGELNDGNAVGIKMRENVFSWKIATAGEYRVVVNMQKATATIYSPAKALAPKIVTWTGDQLYTTTVTDLWMHGSINGWGTPVKMDCQVSLADPQVLVYTGGKVGTTKFIVTGDNSNNKNLAYAFSAPPTTAGVAQTLTLTLGKVAELGGGTVGANRNSYFTIPATTNVLIFDLRNMTILALKR, from the coding sequence ATGAAAATTATCAATTATTTATACAAAACCTTATTTCTCTTATGCATGGTGCTTTGCCAGTTATCCTGCAAACAGGAAATTCAGGATATACCCAAAGTCAATGAAACGATGGAGCTTCAGCCTTCGTCGGAAAACATTACGCTGGACGAGGTCAATTTGACCAAAGATATTGTCACATTTAACTGGAAGCCGGCTAGGGTTCAATCAGATGATCATTTGGTCAGCTACAGTACGATGCTGGATGTGGTGGGAAACAATTTTGGTACCGGTACAGCGATATTCAACTATGAAGACGATAACGTATTTAGTAGAAGCTTTACCTCTGAGCAATTACAAAATTGGGCAAATGAAAAGTGGGGCATACCCGCAAATAAGAGCTTTACACTGGAATTTAGAGTCGTTGCACAATGGGAGGGGGGCGCTACTTTTGAGGCACCCGAAGTACGGACCGTAAGAATTACAGTAAACCCCATCAAAACGGTTGTTTTTGATGCCGATAGAGTGTTTTTAAGCGGAAGTGCCGTTGGCGGGAGCAAGGTGGAGATGCCAAAAACATTGGAAAATCTGGATCAGTATGCTTATGTATTGAATTTACAGCCTGGTGAACTCGAAATCCCGGTCGAATTTAACGGTGAAACCAATTATGTCGTAACCGCCGATGGAAGCGGTGAGCTAAACGATGGAAATGCTGTTGGCATTAAAATGAGAGAAAATGTGTTCTCCTGGAAAATAGCAACTGCGGGCGAGTATCGCGTTGTGGTTAATATGCAAAAAGCGACCGCAACCATTTATTCGCCAGCGAAAGCACTTGCTCCTAAAATCGTGACATGGACAGGAGACCAGCTTTATACGACTACCGTAACCGATTTATGGATGCACGGAAGCATTAATGGCTGGGGAACTCCGGTGAAGATGGATTGTCAGGTAAGTTTGGCGGATCCGCAGGTTTTAGTCTATACCGGCGGTAAAGTCGGGACCACGAAGTTTATCGTAACCGGAGATAACAGTAATAACAAAAATCTGGCTTATGCTTTTAGTGCTCCGCCTACAACTGCAGGTGTGGCTCAGACCCTGACGCTTACCTTAGGAAAAGTAGCAGAATTGGGCGGCGGTACCGTCGGCGCCAACCGCAATTCTTATTTCACCATTCCGGCGACGACCAATGTGCTGATTTTTGATTTAAGGAACATGACAATTCTGGCGTTAAAACGGTAA
- a CDS encoding RagB/SusD family nutrient uptake outer membrane protein — MKNIITTSLVLIVLFTLGGCKKFLEEELKTELAPSNTYTSTYGFEVGSAGLYALTRSEYNTYGEGGAFIHNGACPYEALQVSTDIADAINSDGSLTAFANLTLTASERFVGTYWNWAYNLISSANLMLVYSEKNTNWDTPEDKARFQAEARFFRAYAYRTLVYLYGDVPYVETILYDFQLNFTRTPKAEVIGHMVDDLKFAVDNLPTNPDDVKEGKLTKWAASHLLSEIYLLQGNHAEAEKAALAVINSGYYNLMKNRYGVNGSKPGDVFSDLFLENNQNRKSGNKESIWVLQFQFNTIGGGTNSDDWTRRAWIPNYSTITGFVLADTLGGRGIAQLVPMKWWVGTTGTNATGNVAGIFEVNDIRNSGYNIKRNWYYNNANEASLYGKKANITEQTWFTTKSLFPAITKFFYGRTENLSLTGSYKDRMKFRLAETYLLLAEAYLGQNMPDKAAQAVNEVRKRAGASEITGAQMNMDFLLDERIRELVGEESRRFTLVRTNTLVERVKKYNNAIKDKITDNNILWPIPQVIRDANTGAPFPQNPGYN, encoded by the coding sequence ATGAAAAATATTATCACAACAAGTTTGGTACTTATCGTATTGTTTACCTTAGGAGGCTGTAAGAAGTTTCTGGAGGAAGAACTGAAAACTGAGCTGGCCCCCTCCAATACCTATACCAGCACCTACGGTTTCGAGGTGGGGAGTGCTGGTTTGTATGCACTCACACGTTCAGAATACAATACTTATGGCGAAGGGGGCGCCTTCATCCATAATGGTGCCTGCCCATACGAAGCCTTACAGGTATCTACGGATATTGCCGATGCCATTAATAGCGATGGCTCATTGACTGCTTTTGCCAATCTGACATTGACTGCCTCCGAGCGTTTTGTAGGAACCTACTGGAACTGGGCTTATAATCTTATTTCATCGGCAAACCTCATGTTGGTTTATTCCGAAAAAAACACCAATTGGGACACGCCGGAAGATAAAGCACGCTTCCAGGCCGAAGCCCGTTTTTTTCGGGCTTATGCTTACCGTACTCTGGTTTATCTCTATGGCGATGTACCCTATGTGGAAACTATTCTGTATGATTTTCAGCTTAATTTTACCCGTACACCAAAGGCCGAAGTCATCGGCCACATGGTAGACGACCTGAAGTTTGCGGTGGATAACCTGCCTACAAATCCGGACGACGTCAAAGAAGGGAAGTTGACCAAATGGGCCGCAAGTCATTTGCTGAGCGAAATCTACCTGTTGCAGGGCAATCATGCCGAAGCAGAAAAGGCAGCATTGGCGGTCATCAATAGTGGTTATTATAACCTGATGAAAAACAGATACGGCGTAAATGGCAGCAAACCGGGCGATGTATTTAGCGATTTATTTCTGGAAAATAACCAAAATAGAAAAAGTGGCAATAAAGAAAGTATCTGGGTATTGCAGTTCCAGTTTAATACCATTGGCGGCGGTACCAATTCGGATGACTGGACCCGTAGGGCTTGGATACCGAACTATTCGACGATTACGGGATTTGTTTTGGCCGACACATTGGGTGGTCGTGGTATTGCCCAATTAGTGCCTATGAAGTGGTGGGTAGGTACCACAGGTACCAATGCTACAGGCAATGTCGCTGGTATTTTCGAAGTAAATGATATCCGTAATTCAGGATATAACATTAAACGCAACTGGTATTACAACAATGCGAACGAGGCTTCACTATATGGCAAAAAAGCTAATATTACCGAGCAGACCTGGTTTACGACAAAAAGCTTATTTCCGGCGATTACAAAATTCTTTTACGGGCGTACCGAAAATTTAAGTTTGACCGGTAGTTATAAAGACCGTATGAAATTCCGTTTAGCCGAAACTTATCTGTTGCTTGCGGAAGCCTATCTGGGACAAAATATGCCGGATAAAGCTGCCCAAGCCGTCAATGAGGTGCGGAAAAGGGCAGGAGCGTCCGAAATTACGGGCGCTCAGATGAATATGGATTTCCTGCTCGATGAGCGTATCCGCGAATTAGTTGGTGAAGAAAGCAGAAGGTTTACCCTCGTGCGTACCAATACTTTGGTGGAGCGGGTCAAAAAATATAATAATGCGATAAAGGATAAAATCACGGACAACAATATCCTGTGGCCTATTCCACAGGTAATCAGGGATGCCAATACAGGTGCACCGTTCCCGCAGAATCCGGGTTATAATTAA
- a CDS encoding TonB-dependent receptor, with amino-acid sequence MIQKIHIWLRSWIMSATLSVVATNYAYSQATDQLNVKGQVTNDAGEGLKGVSVMIKGAKTGVQTDANGRYTILAPRTATLLFTYIGFNNQELKVNPSGIINVKMSGNNVLDQVVVVGYGTAKKKDLTGGLAVVGKEQLSMVSTSNLMDRLVGQVAGFSITTGEAAPGASQTLLIRGENSISANNSPLIILDGIPYSGSLADIDPNNVENLSILKDASASAIYGSRAANGVILIQTKRGALGRAQVNYKGLIGMAEPMQRINVMGPNEYIRFQQDIARIRQGYTGALLDPIAGDIISVTERGNYAKGITNNWQDYVFRKAMTMDHQLSISGGTENTKYMAALAALDQEGVVYNSKLSRLNITTNVDQTFNKWLTTGVGLQYTRKSDGGITPNLEHAIKQSPYGSYKDESGKYVPEPMEYSLIVNPMRNVNAIQDRYNNNFFLSGYANILLPVEGLSLRSNFGYNYRNGFTGTYYGRNTFEGRDQGAQAGGSASINNSNYNDYTWENLLKYERQIGDHRFDVTGLFSMQKTKSWSTAQSGAGFVTDDTEYFMIGSASRLVSNSASLSESAMLSYMGRINYAYKGKYLLTLTGRTDGASVFGVNNKYAFFPVAAAAWQIGEESFLKDHVTWLDMLKIRLSYGANGNQAITPYRTLDRLYSNVKYIWGDDGTAVTTAYLAGDGVGNPNLKWETTYSTNLGLDFQLFNNRLGGTIDAYLSKTKDLLMTRTVPIMNGYNRIWDNIGATQNKGIEVTLNSTNVKGENFQWNTTAVFSLNRDKIVELRGDGIDDIANNWFIGKPLRVFYDYKMIGVWQNGETITVDGAAPGAAKLYDRDGNGKIEASDRVVIGSKNPRYTASLANRFSYKNFYASALVTGVFDVWRDDHMANLGAWTFGITNYVHDANYWTPENPNATIVSPGYLNPLGHGYYKKVSYVQVKNITFGYKLPHKIAKKVGVNGIDINASVNNLNTISNIREVLNYDNTWMASYPTARSYMFGLNVNF; translated from the coding sequence ATGATACAAAAGATACATATCTGGCTCAGGAGCTGGATAATGAGTGCTACCCTATCGGTAGTGGCGACTAATTATGCTTATTCGCAAGCAACAGATCAACTAAATGTCAAAGGTCAGGTCACCAATGATGCAGGAGAAGGACTTAAGGGTGTTTCAGTCATGATTAAAGGGGCGAAAACCGGTGTTCAGACAGATGCAAATGGCCGTTATACCATTCTGGCGCCACGCACGGCTACGCTACTTTTTACCTACATCGGTTTCAATAACCAGGAATTAAAGGTCAATCCATCAGGAATCATCAATGTGAAGATGTCAGGAAATAATGTACTGGATCAGGTTGTGGTTGTAGGGTATGGTACAGCCAAGAAGAAAGATTTAACGGGAGGCTTGGCCGTGGTTGGAAAAGAGCAGTTAAGCATGGTATCTACCTCAAACCTGATGGATCGCTTGGTGGGACAGGTTGCCGGTTTCTCTATTACGACCGGCGAGGCTGCGCCGGGAGCATCACAGACCCTGTTGATACGGGGTGAAAATTCGATATCGGCCAACAATAGTCCATTGATTATTTTGGATGGTATTCCCTACAGCGGATCCCTGGCAGATATCGATCCCAACAACGTCGAAAACCTTTCGATCTTAAAAGATGCTTCAGCTTCGGCCATCTACGGCTCGCGTGCGGCCAATGGGGTTATTCTGATACAAACCAAAAGGGGAGCGCTGGGTAGAGCTCAGGTAAACTATAAAGGTTTGATCGGTATGGCCGAGCCTATGCAACGCATCAATGTTATGGGACCAAATGAGTATATCCGCTTTCAACAAGATATTGCCCGAATTAGGCAGGGCTATACTGGAGCTCTATTAGATCCTATCGCCGGGGATATTATTAGCGTAACAGAGCGCGGTAATTATGCGAAAGGTATTACGAACAATTGGCAGGATTACGTCTTTCGAAAAGCCATGACCATGGATCATCAGCTGAGCATTTCCGGTGGTACAGAGAATACAAAATATATGGCTGCCCTTGCAGCTTTGGACCAAGAGGGTGTGGTATACAATTCTAAGTTGTCCCGTTTAAATATTACCACAAATGTGGATCAGACTTTTAATAAATGGTTAACCACGGGTGTTGGCCTGCAATATACCCGGAAAAGCGACGGTGGTATTACGCCAAATTTGGAACATGCCATAAAACAAAGTCCTTATGGGAGCTATAAAGACGAATCGGGGAAGTATGTGCCCGAGCCCATGGAGTATTCATTGATTGTCAATCCGATGCGCAACGTCAATGCGATTCAGGATAGGTATAATAACAATTTCTTTCTTTCTGGCTATGCCAATATTTTGCTGCCGGTAGAGGGTCTTTCCTTACGATCAAATTTTGGTTATAATTATCGGAACGGATTTACTGGAACCTATTACGGGCGCAATACTTTTGAAGGCAGGGATCAGGGTGCGCAGGCCGGAGGTAGTGCTTCCATTAACAATTCCAATTATAACGATTATACCTGGGAGAACCTGCTCAAATACGAGCGGCAGATCGGCGATCATCGTTTTGATGTGACGGGTTTATTCAGTATGCAAAAAACGAAAAGCTGGTCAACAGCCCAGAGCGGTGCAGGTTTTGTAACCGACGATACCGAATACTTTATGATCGGTTCGGCCAGCCGTCTTGTTTCCAACAGCGCTTCCTTATCGGAATCTGCGATGCTGTCATACATGGGCAGAATAAATTATGCCTACAAAGGCAAGTATCTATTGACCCTGACAGGACGTACAGATGGAGCGTCTGTATTTGGTGTCAACAATAAATACGCATTTTTTCCTGTCGCAGCGGCGGCGTGGCAAATCGGGGAGGAAAGCTTCTTAAAAGATCATGTAACATGGCTGGATATGCTGAAAATCCGCCTTTCTTATGGTGCCAACGGTAACCAGGCGATTACACCATACCGCACGTTAGACCGCTTATACTCCAATGTAAAATATATCTGGGGCGATGATGGTACTGCCGTTACGACAGCCTATTTGGCCGGTGATGGTGTGGGGAACCCTAATCTGAAATGGGAAACCACCTATTCGACCAACCTGGGGCTGGACTTTCAGTTATTTAATAACAGATTGGGAGGAACTATCGATGCCTATCTCTCTAAAACGAAAGATTTACTGATGACCCGCACTGTACCTATCATGAACGGGTATAACCGGATTTGGGACAATATCGGCGCCACCCAAAATAAAGGTATTGAAGTCACCTTAAACTCGACGAACGTGAAAGGAGAAAATTTTCAATGGAATACGACCGCTGTGTTTTCCTTAAACCGAGACAAAATTGTCGAGTTGAGAGGGGACGGTATCGATGATATTGCCAACAACTGGTTTATTGGTAAGCCATTACGAGTATTCTACGATTATAAAATGATCGGTGTATGGCAAAATGGGGAAACCATTACTGTGGATGGGGCAGCACCCGGAGCTGCCAAGCTGTACGACCGCGATGGTAACGGCAAGATAGAAGCGAGTGACAGGGTGGTCATCGGATCTAAAAATCCACGCTATACAGCATCTTTAGCCAATCGGTTTTCTTACAAAAATTTTTATGCATCTGCGTTGGTTACCGGGGTTTTTGATGTATGGCGCGATGATCACATGGCCAATCTTGGGGCCTGGACTTTCGGGATTACCAACTATGTACACGATGCCAATTATTGGACACCGGAGAATCCCAATGCGACGATTGTTTCACCCGGTTATCTCAATCCATTAGGGCACGGGTACTATAAAAAGGTGAGCTACGTGCAGGTGAAGAACATCACTTTTGGCTATAAATTACCACACAAAATTGCTAAAAAGGTAGGTGTAAATGGTATTGATATAAACGCTAGCGTGAACAATCTGAATACTATTTCTAATATCAGAGAGGTACTCAATTACGACAACACCTGGATGGCCTCCTATCCGACGGCACGTTCGTACATGTTTGGCTTAAATGTAAACTTCTAA
- a CDS encoding glycosyl hydrolase family 28 protein produces MIFLTAAVTQKVDETSISPNKYKSGSQSERIQKAINEAKKSTGKVVIPKYDAVTKKSVWLIDQAILLPGDFELELNNCTIKLSDKCRDNFIRSANSGLAIKDIAPAKNIRIIGKGNVLLEGADHPRATGDHNKILSLNPRGFGQSYGTDAGKPGENQKGGWRNHAIILAYIDVFEVSGITLKDYHGHGLVLERCTNGKVSDITFNVRQAVTVDGVDKQILNQDGMGIRFGCKNIIIANCKGKSGDDFINIGLTDTGVGAGEENVNVVSGSIYRGEIDNISTIYLQNWQDFYSISHRSIRIMPVGKLRISHVFIENMVISPLAQQGLVVEYGEHVQGLFVRNLISHQPIKAKGISQASFRDIIYKGRGEAIDVQPSDTVILDQIMRIKNE; encoded by the coding sequence GTGATTTTTCTGACAGCGGCTGTTACCCAAAAGGTAGATGAGACTTCTATCAGCCCCAATAAATACAAAAGTGGTTCCCAGTCAGAACGTATACAAAAAGCCATAAATGAAGCAAAAAAGTCGACTGGGAAAGTTGTTATCCCTAAATACGATGCGGTAACGAAAAAAAGTGTCTGGCTCATTGATCAGGCCATTTTGCTTCCCGGCGATTTTGAACTTGAATTGAATAACTGTACCATTAAGCTATCGGATAAATGCCGGGATAATTTTATTCGTTCGGCAAATTCAGGGCTGGCAATTAAAGATATAGCACCCGCAAAGAATATCCGGATTATTGGAAAAGGAAATGTTCTTTTAGAAGGAGCTGATCATCCCAGAGCTACCGGTGACCATAATAAAATCTTGTCCTTAAATCCCCGCGGATTTGGACAATCTTATGGTACCGATGCAGGTAAGCCCGGAGAGAACCAGAAAGGTGGATGGCGTAACCACGCCATTATATTGGCTTACATTGATGTATTTGAGGTTAGCGGCATAACATTAAAGGATTATCATGGACACGGCCTGGTATTGGAGCGCTGTACAAACGGTAAGGTAAGCGATATTACTTTTAACGTAAGGCAGGCAGTAACTGTTGATGGAGTAGACAAACAGATTTTGAACCAAGACGGCATGGGCATACGTTTTGGCTGTAAAAATATTATTATTGCGAATTGCAAAGGTAAAAGCGGTGACGACTTTATTAATATCGGGTTGACAGATACCGGAGTGGGAGCGGGTGAAGAAAATGTAAATGTGGTAAGTGGTTCGATTTATAGGGGCGAAATCGACAACATCTCAACTATTTATCTCCAGAACTGGCAGGACTTCTATTCAATTTCACACCGATCCATACGGATTATGCCTGTAGGTAAACTCCGTATAAGTCATGTTTTTATCGAGAATATGGTCATCAGTCCGCTAGCACAACAAGGTTTGGTGGTCGAGTATGGCGAGCATGTGCAGGGTTTATTTGTACGAAATTTAATCAGTCATCAACCTATAAAAGCCAAAGGTATCTCCCAGGCCAGTTTCCGCGATATCATTTATAAAGGCCGGGGTGAAGCTATCGATGTGCAACCAAGCGATACTGTTATCTTAGATCAAATAATGCGTATAAAAAACGAATAA